In Deltaproteobacteria bacterium, a single window of DNA contains:
- a CDS encoding radical SAM protein, with protein sequence MAKVSHENRKCIVLVQPRGFNWFPGFRDVTDIANRMAPQGILSIAAYLLQMGHKVFIYDCLGPGVPVELDAQAKTVLDFRPQIVGFSATTSSFPDAAELARKVKAQTPDVITLCGGVHVSALGESLLASYPQFDFFCSGEGEMTLAELAGGMNPRSIAGLIRREDGQVILNSPRQPIADLDTLPFPAYGDLKGFPKDYHLPLFSYINTPGATMITSRGCVYQCSYCDRSVFKKGFRYNSAPYVYEHLRHLKTNFGVRHVNIYDDLFTLNRKRIVQLCEKLARHPLGMHFNCAVRIGHADDDLLRMLKDAGCLMVSLGIESADPHLLELHKSGVSLEETRDTVARIQRAGLRAKGLFIMGLPGETEESIRKTSDFIISLGLDDMNMSKFTPFPGAPLWNTIHKEGTFDEDWRLMNCLNFVFTPKGIDSRERLDYLYNEYVKRFYSHSAWRRKFRKRLWQHRHSLLYFLRHLPSFLAAKRQFETGKKGSPT encoded by the coding sequence ATGGCAAAGGTTTCACACGAAAACAGAAAGTGCATTGTTCTCGTCCAACCCCGCGGATTCAATTGGTTCCCCGGATTTCGTGATGTGACGGACATTGCCAACCGCATGGCACCCCAAGGAATTCTTTCCATCGCGGCTTATCTCTTACAAATGGGTCACAAAGTTTTCATTTACGATTGCCTTGGCCCGGGTGTACCCGTTGAACTGGACGCACAGGCCAAAACGGTTTTAGATTTCCGGCCGCAAATAGTAGGGTTTTCAGCCACCACCAGTTCCTTTCCCGACGCGGCGGAGTTGGCCCGGAAGGTCAAAGCCCAAACACCGGACGTGATAACCCTTTGCGGTGGCGTGCATGTATCCGCCCTAGGGGAATCTCTTCTGGCCTCATACCCCCAGTTCGATTTTTTCTGTTCCGGTGAAGGAGAAATGACCCTAGCCGAACTCGCCGGCGGCATGAACCCGAGGAGTATTGCCGGCCTGATCCGACGTGAGGACGGCCAGGTAATACTCAACTCCCCCCGTCAACCAATAGCCGACCTCGATACATTGCCGTTCCCGGCATATGGGGACTTAAAGGGTTTCCCCAAAGATTACCATTTACCCCTGTTCAGTTACATCAACACGCCGGGAGCGACGATGATCACCTCCCGTGGTTGTGTATACCAGTGTTCTTACTGCGACCGCTCCGTCTTCAAAAAGGGTTTCCGTTACAATTCAGCCCCGTACGTTTACGAGCATCTGAGGCACCTGAAAACAAACTTCGGTGTCCGACACGTGAACATCTACGACGATCTATTCACCCTGAATCGGAAACGCATCGTTCAACTCTGCGAAAAGCTTGCCCGGCATCCCTTGGGGATGCACTTCAACTGCGCCGTCCGGATTGGCCATGCCGACGATGATCTGCTTCGGATGCTGAAAGACGCCGGCTGTCTCATGGTCTCCCTAGGTATCGAATCGGCGGACCCGCATCTTCTTGAATTGCACAAATCAGGCGTTTCCCTTGAGGAAACCCGGGACACCGTCGCCCGAATTCAGCGGGCGGGTCTCCGGGCCAAGGGGCTGTTCATCATGGGGCTCCCGGGGGAAACGGAAGAATCGATTCGCAAGACGTCGGATTTTATCATTTCCTTGGGACTGGATGACATGAACATGTCGAAGTTCACCCCCTTTCCCGGTGCACCCCTATGGAACACAATTCATAAAGAGGGAACATTCGACGAAGACTGGCGTCTCATGAATTGCCTGAATTTCGTCTTCACTCCCAAGGGTATTGATTCACGGGAGAGACTGGATTATCTATATAACGAATATGTGAAACGATTCTACTCCCATTCCGCCTGGCGTCGCAAATTCCGAAAACGCCTGTGGCAGCACCGACACAGTCTTCTTTATTTTTTGCGACACCTGCCGTCTTTTCTGGCGGCCAAACGCCAGTTCGAAACGGGAAAGAAAGGATCGCCGACGTAG
- a CDS encoding MipA/OmpV family protein translates to MKRSFILCVVLCGLLKIDPILAEEKPLWEMGVGVAALYLPDYRGSDEGRFYALPYPYLIYRGDILRVDRDRISGRIFATDRLLLDVSFYGSLPVDSDDNNARRGMPDLDPTFEVGPALNLMLLKDDRDRYKLSMTLPVRAVFSTDFSNLRREGWVFAPRLNLEVKDIISDSGVNLGLSAGPLFADRDYHDYFYTVKPRYATPWRSAYASSSGYSGLTVTLGLDKTLKSLIIHAFISADFMEGATIKDSPLVTKNHSIMGGVTISWVFFKSAKMVTIK, encoded by the coding sequence TTGAAACGTTCATTCATCTTATGTGTTGTTCTCTGTGGGCTGCTGAAAATCGATCCGATTCTCGCTGAAGAAAAACCGCTCTGGGAAATGGGGGTCGGTGTAGCCGCCCTGTACCTGCCCGATTACCGGGGCTCCGACGAGGGGCGCTTCTACGCTCTGCCCTATCCTTATCTCATATATCGCGGTGATATCCTACGGGTGGATCGGGATCGCATCTCCGGTCGAATTTTTGCGACAGACCGATTGCTACTCGACGTCAGTTTTTACGGAAGCCTTCCCGTGGACAGCGACGACAACAATGCCCGACGTGGGATGCCCGATCTGGATCCTACCTTTGAGGTCGGGCCAGCCTTGAACCTTATGCTCCTGAAAGACGATCGGGACCGGTACAAGCTCAGTATGACCCTGCCGGTTCGAGCCGTCTTTTCGACGGACTTTTCCAACCTCCGACGGGAAGGCTGGGTATTTGCACCCCGTCTGAATCTCGAAGTAAAGGATATCATCTCCGACAGCGGTGTCAATTTGGGCCTTTCCGCCGGTCCGCTCTTCGCGGACCGCGATTATCACGACTACTTTTACACCGTCAAACCCCGCTATGCGACACCGTGGCGGTCGGCTTACGCTTCCAGCAGCGGTTACAGTGGCCTGACTGTCACGCTCGGCCTGGACAAAACGCTCAAATCTCTCATTATTCATGCCTTCATCAGCGCAGATTTCATGGAAGGGGCGACGATCAAGGACAGTCCGCTCGTCACC